From the genome of Solanum stenotomum isolate F172 chromosome 5, ASM1918654v1, whole genome shotgun sequence:
TAGCAGAATCCTTCACAGACAAATATAATCAGGAAATTAACTCGGGTAAGAGATATACATAGTTAAGGACTTTAACAAAATTGAAGACAGAGAAAAGAAATAGTTAGGATGAGCACCAAAACCAACCTCCCATAAAGGACGAATACCCTCTTTGAAAAGATGCAAATCAGTTGGGCTGGGCAATGCTGATGGGCGAGCCAAGTGGCAGTAGCAAACCCAAAACCCTTCAACCTATGGATGAAGAACACATAATAGATTAAAAAGGCAGTCAAATTCACATAAAGCCAAAAGACCAGAAATAAATTGACTTACAGTACTGAAATCAacaattttctttatattgtcCTCGTACGATGTTTGTGTTCGAACCCCAGGTGTCCGGCGAGTGTACCAGAAAACAAACTTGTTCTGATCATGACAATGAAGCTAAGTGAGTACCAGAAGCACAATTCATACAAGAAAAAGGAAGCAAAAGATGAAAAGTAAACATGGCTAGAAAATAATACTATGCTATGGAACTACGAAGTCgtgtcatattttatttttttacaaagaGTGGGAAAATAGAGCACGATAATACGCTGCAAGCATATGCTAGTCATCAATTCTAAAATCCTCCTGGCCTGACTGGCACAGTGAACATGTTTGTTTTGGCCATCTCCAAAGAAGAAAAGCAGAAAATTGCAGGCACGTCACAAATTTGACCACCACTGTGGGTgttgattattttaaaaatagaagcTACTagtaaaatagagaagaaaTGCAAGCATATTAAATCACAGGATCCTACAAGATCATCAGACTCTACTATGGGCTTTCAGGAAGTAAGCATCACTTGTATGGGACATATGATGCTCAAAATTTGCTACTTCATACTCATGAGCCTACTTCCAATTCCTGAATCTATTGCATTTACCGAATCTCTGGAGTATATTATGTATAAAGGTAAGATATTGATGCAGAATTCTCTCAGAAGCACTATGTCCAATCTTTATCACCTAAGATCATTAACTTATTTGTCCACATGTTGTATTTCCTTTCCCTAGTAGGAAGTGCCTTACTAGTAGTTTAATTGTTATGCATTTAGTTCAAAACAAGTCTCTGGATAACTTGATGTTCTTGCATAAATGTAATGAGGTCCTACAACCAGTTTATTACTCCGTAACTTAagcaaattatattttttatgacaaTGGTGTCCAAACCAACTTATGTACACCATaactattccaccaatataccaacttaataatatttattcaataaaaagtAGAACTTTCAATAAAACAGTCATATCAACAACCTAACAGAAGAATAGTATGAACAAAAGCATACAAATTTgaactaatctaaaaattatgtaaaatatattgtaaacattttttgagaaatagTCACAAATTCCATAAAACCCCAAACAAAACAACAAGTCTGAACAAAAAGCataaaatttaaactcaatAAACCTGAAAactaaatataacaaaatagCTGCAAATCGCATCAAACAACCTAGGTTTGAACTTGATGaacctaaaaataaaataaaataaaatactttgcTGAAATAGCagaaatataaaacaaaaatgaaaccTTGAGAGGATGCAAGCCGGCTTTTAGGTCAACGGCGATGCGTTCACGATCCTCGGCGGCTATTGAGGGATCGATAATTAGGGATTGAGTGTTGTTCGTGTTCTTGTTATCCAATTCTTTCTTCTCCGGTGTCACTTCCATTTAGTTCCGGCGAATCTCCGGCGACAACTCTTGTATCTGGTTTTTTCGAAAAGAGGATTTTTCAGAATGAAAACGAAGAGGGATTGTATATGACTGCGGCTCCCCTTCTTCTACAAACGAATCGGGTTGTCCCAGACCCATTTCAACAATCGGGTCAACCCGGTAccaaactaaatttttttacttaaaaaataattataaataactTTTATCTGAttcaaattgattaaaaaaaaaagattttcatAGCTGATAGGTAACCAATTAATATAGCATATTTAATTACGttgattttatataataaaagttGTTAGGATATAAGTACACATCACTTAAATCTTTTGCATTATTAGAGTTTGAATTTTCCATTTCTACTATTAAAGTTGAATTCAACTTTCCTTCAATTATATTAGGTAGAAATTGCTTGCTAAATGGTCCAATTCCATACATAATACAACCAATAATATTTGTGTCATGgtaaaacttttgaaatttatgggataaatatatttgtagTCCCTTGACAAATATAGGTGTTTACATTATAGTATATTCTGATTGAACATCTGAACACATGATAAAGTTGTCTAGTTTCAACTAAAATCTCCTTGGATGTACAAGGACTTTGAGagacataatttaatttaaagttgCATCCAAGGGTATAGCTCAAATCGAGGTGTACGCAAGCTGATCGACCTGAAAGAATCTAAAGTGATGCAAACCATGGTTCAATTTTATCCaaataataaacattcaactaaTAAAGATGACTATATACTAATCCAATTAATAATTGAGGGAAATATCCATAGCTTGCCCAAATAGAATAGCCTTCTTATATGTGGTCCTATAGGAGTGATATTTTTCACATAGTGATAAGCTTCCACCTATCTACTATATCACCATCATAACACAAGAAGAAGTTTCAAATATTCACTCTCCAAAGTGCAAGAAGACATCTTCCATATTGAGTGCCTTCATTGAATAAAAATCCCACATTACTTGACCATCAAAGCCACTCTCTTTGACTGTTCAATCACAAGATCTCAGGTTTAAATTTCAGTAGACTTTGAAATACTAGGTGAATTACCTATTTATATATCCAAGTCTTGATGGATAAAGTTAGTTGGTTCTCTGTATTGATAAGAGACGCGAAGTGATTGAGAATCATGAGATTTCACGTTTAAACCCTAGTAGAAGTAAAAACACTAGGTGAGTTTTACCCTCTGTCCAAGTCTTGATGGATAAAATTAACTGATACTCTGTAAAATATGATACGGGAATCTATTCAACCCCAAAAATTAGCTCATGAAGGAGGATttgcccaagtccatataagaGAGACCATCAGTCCATTTCCAAATCAACGTGGGACTCTAACCCCTCTCTACATAAATAActgtggaattagtcgaggtgcacacAAGCTGATGCGCAACTAGAGTGGTAAAATAGAATCAGGACTCCTCTAAATTCCAAACTATTTAACCTCTACTGCTCTAACTCCCCTGCTTTCATtcattgagaaagaaaaaaaatggatctTCAAGAGTGGGAACTTCTTTCTGATAATGGACTTCTTGAAGTACTCCATGATGATAGAGACAAGTTTTTGTCTATGGAGTATGCTTCTGATTCCAAAAGAGTGCCAAATCAACTAGTAATTCCATTACTAATTCAACAAGAACCAAGTATACAAAAACctcaagaagatgaagaagttatTAAAGAAGTTATCACCAAGGTTCAACTTGAGGTAAACATGTTACCACCTAATATCAAAGTTTCAAACTTTAGATCGTGATCATCTCGTCTAAAAGCTTAAAATGGTTATCTTTTCATCCAAAGTCATTTTTCATGAGTCAAATTATCTTAAATATTGTGACTGTCTCATCATCTGAAAGTTTAAACGGTTAAAGAAAACGCTACTTTAGTTACTTATTTGTATGGTATGTTAACAGGATGAGGAAGATAAAAAGTCACAAGTTTTCttcaagaaaatgaaggaaaGTGAATTTGAAAACATGAAATTGGATTCACCCAAGTTTAATAACAAGACTAGTTCTGTGTCTCAAATTGATTCAATGAGTTTCCCCTTTGAGGATAAAGTTGAAGTCTTGGAAGTTGAAAAGGAGAGTTTGATCAAGAAAAGGGAAATTAATGAAGAGAACAATAATGGTGGAATTAATCTATGGAACTGGAGATTGACTGGAATTGGTGCTATTTGTTCATTTGGGGTTGCAGCTGCTGCTGTTACAATTTACATCTTTATTGGAAATCATCAAAAACAGAAACAGCATAAGCAGAATCAGAAGCTAAAATTCCAATTTTCTGATGACAAGGTTTGTGTAAATATGTTGTCATATTATTCTTGCAAATTATGTTTCAATATTTGTTTTTCTGAGCCGAGGGTCTGTCAGAAACAGTCTTTCTACCTCACAAAGGTAGGATAAGCTCTGTGTATATCCTATCCTTtctagaccccacttgtgagattacactaCTGTCATTGGAAAAATCTCCAATTATCGTCCATTTTGATATGCCTCTTTGAATGCATTTCACCTCACTTATCTAACAAAGTGTTCATGTGGAACTGCAGAAAATGAAGCAAGTGGCTCAGCAGCCTGCAACAAAACTGAATGAAGCAATTCGTGGAGTAAGAGGATCAGTTCCTATAACGAAGAAACACATCACAGACGTTGAAGGATTACTTTTACGCTCCTTAGAGCATATTCAAGACTGTTTATCAGCTTCTTGAATCGTTTTTACGTTCCATTAGCCATAGTGGATCAAACAACGGGTTTGCAGGTTCAACACTACCTCGATATTTAAccttatatatatgtaaaactATAATAAGTGTAGGTGAATTTAGATCTCAACTTAGAACTCACAACATCTAAATTGTAGATCCTAGTGATTACTATACatgttgtatatgtatattgtattCCAATTTCCATGAGTTTGtactaattaagttcaattgtACTGAAAACTGGAGTTTGGTTCAGAACTATTTGAATACATTGGGTTTTATAGGTGCTTCTGTGTGTGCTTAATTTCTATGTTGCtcgatttctttttcaaactgCTTTGATGTGCATTACTTGAGTTGAGGtctttcaaaaataatctttCTACCTTCACGAGGCTAGGTATGTGTTACTTCAGTCGAGGGTGATCTTTGATcctattttgaaatttgtgaaagTAAACATGCTAccacatataaaattttatgttgTGTTTGCTACAGTATAGAACTTTTACACTACAGCAAATTAATGTAACAACATATTCAGCATAATCCGGGTCTGGGAAGGATATAGTGTAAGCAAACCTTTACCCCTGCCTAtccgtggaggtagagagattgttttcgAAATACACTCAGCTCAAATCAGCAAATCAAAGTAGttatgaaaaaggaaatatggcaGTGAAGAAAACACAACAAACTAATACGGAAAGTAGTACACACAATAAACAACTGTTGTTAacatacatatcaaaacaaaaaactacaaaattattcaaatttcttaatacaaaactaaaatattcaacttttgattagattatgtatttaatTACAAACTCAGTAACTAAACCGAGCTATGAATTCCCTAACAAATCCACAAAActgataaacttcaaatcccGACTCTGCCTCATTCAGGTAGCCACAAGTCTGAATATTGATCATCTAATTCAGAATCAGAAAGAAAAGGATTAGGCATAGGGAAACAAAAGAAAGTCCGAACACAGAGACTAAATCGACGAAATTCTTGAAAAGGAAAACAGAAGAGAAGATAAAGAACTTCATCACTGCTCAATCTTTCTGTGTTGCCATTGcaatattgaaaaaaatctgCAGATAGATTTGCCACTGCCACAATCAGTTGAGTGTTAAAAACCATTCTTGCATCAGAAAAACTCTAAAACAacttactaaaaatataaatatattagacAAAAATTGTTGTGTCTCACCCTATTTATAGATACCGCACAATACAATCATTTACCAAGTagaatactatttactattcctgtttctattactattattattccTATTCTGAGTAGGATTCTTAAAGCTAgacaatttttattatattaaaaattattgaaaacaacacagatttatcaatttaattatttacaGCCATTTGGAGTTTGGAGGCCAAGTGGACGGTTAGTGCTAttaacttttagcaaacattttttttatttttctaatgaCTGCACTTTGCATGCCattctttataatttttatgattgaaTCAGCCAATAAAGTAGCAAGAGCCAGTAAATGTGTGACTAATCCTGGAAGTTGTTACTGTTTCACATCATTAAAAGAAAACTAAAGAATTTATTTTGACAATCATGGTAATTCAGACCAGCTTGTGGGCGTCTAGATTTGAACatatgagtaattttttttttctatgacAAGGAAAACCCATAGCTGCTACCCTTTGGTTGCGCACAGGAGTTttcaatagctcgcaaaccacataggagaggtaacctgCACTAGACAAGCCCGTTGTGACGAGCttgacccagaaggcaaacccgtTGCTTTCGCACTGCAAggggtttcaaacttgagacctccaacatggaaatCCCAAGTCCAAACCATTGGGCCACCCCAAAGGGTACATACGAGTAATATTTTTGTCCTAATTTAAACTTGAGACTTCATGATGCTTGAGACTACTTCATTAACCATTAGGTCATCCTTAGGTGctaaaggaaattaaagaattactaTGAAGTTGTCTGCTTCCATTTTGAAATCAGTCTATTTCCAGCATCATATCCATAGTGTGGCCGTTAATCCTAGTTAGCAGTTTCAGGTCCGTATCAAAATCACCAGTTAATCAAAGTTAACAGTCTCAAACTTCTCTGTAACAAGGTAATGATAGATATCGTCTAGCATCAAGATGGTCACTAGCATGAAGACTGTTCATAGAAAAGatagatgaaaaaacacatAATTAAAGAGCAATTAGATAATCTTCCCCTCGGAAGTTTGCGCGAAAAAGTAACAATGGTGATTATATGTCATAGAAATGTTACAGTAAACAGATGAGAATTCGAGATGTCGATGGTGCATAACTAACTCTGCAGCATATAGTTGTATCACATTTGACATCCTATGGACCTAGACACTAGATGAACATATATGTACCATCTAAAATTGATCATATCAAAAAAGCACATATAATGGTTGAAACAGATGGAGGGAACTAGACATTTTCGGTAATTCCCTCTGCTGAGTCTTTTCTTGTTATCTGCAGCAAGCACGGTCACTAAG
Proteins encoded in this window:
- the LOC125865527 gene encoding eukaryotic translation initiation factor NCBP, whose protein sequence is MEVTPEKKELDNKNTNNTQSLIIDPSIAAEDRERIAVDLKAGLHPLKNKFVFWYTRRTPGVRTQTSYEDNIKKIVDFSTVEGFWVCYCHLARPSALPSPTDLHLFKEGIRPLWEDSANCHGGKWIIRFKKAVSGRFWEDLVLALVGDQLDYGDNICGAVLSIRFNEDILSVWNRNASDQQAVMALRDSIKRHLKLPGGYVMEYKAHDASLRDNSSYRNTWIRS
- the LOC125865832 gene encoding uncharacterized protein LOC125865832, encoding MDLQEWELLSDNGLLEVLHDDRDKFLSMEYASDSKRVPNQLVIPLLIQQEPSIQKPQEDEEVIKEVITKVQLEDEEDKKSQVFFKKMKESEFENMKLDSPKFNNKTSSVSQIDSMSFPFEDKVEVLEVEKESLIKKREINEENNNGGINLWNWRLTGIGAICSFGVAAAAVTIYIFIGNHQKQKQHKQNQKLKFQFSDDKKMKQVAQQPATKLNEAIRGVRGSVPITKKHITDVEGLLLRSLEHIQDCLSAS